The following DNA comes from Marinilactibacillus sp. Marseille-P9653.
GATAGAAAACCAATGGTATTTCAAACCATTTTCAGCAATGGGACTTTTGTTTTTCGTAACAATTATAATGGTATTCATTCAATCTGTTTGCTTCAAAATTTATTCGAAGAAAATAGTCTATAAATAAAATTCCTTTATCGTTTTTTTTATCATTTGTTTGCGTAGTTTTTCTTTTCATTACTGTAAAATACTATGATGAAACATGTCGTTCAGGTGGTTCATTTGATGGGAATAGCCTTCTATTCATGACATTAAATGTGTTGTTCGTGATGATTAGTAATGTTAAAGAGTAGTTACCTTTTGTAATTGTTGTTTAAATGAGGTTCAATGAAGGTATAGAGTATATAAAGGATGAGTTCATGAGTGTTACCATCGTTAGAAAGACCGGTTTACTGGGTTCACCAGGATTTATGACCATTAAAATAGATGGTCAACCCGACGAAAAAGTCGCAGGACCATCAACTGAATTAAATTTGGAAAGTCACCAAACGACAATTCAAGCAAAACTATTTGGGTCTAAAAGTAACTCACTTCCCGTTAAAGATGGTCAGAAAGTTGAAATCAGTACTCGCTTTTGGACATTAATTAGTTTGATATTAGTTACAATTTCTTTCAGTATTTCCAGCCAAGTCCTTCCTTCTAAGTATATTTTTCTCTCTAGAATTGGATTAATAGTCATTTTTTCTCTCGTATACTTAATTTTTCCTGTCTACCGATTAAGACTACTACCTGTTATCCCACCAGAAAATTAACAACTAAAAAAAACCAGTAGACTCCTAAAGGAATCTGCTGGTTTTTGCATAATATTTATAATCTCGTAGAAAGAACCCTCTTCAAATTTTATCTAACGAGGGTTCTACTATTCTTTTAAACTTTAAATAGGCTTACCTTACTTTGTAGTTCTTGTGCCATTTCTGCCAAATCATTAGAAGCGGCTGTGATTTCTTCCATTGAGGCATTTTGTTCTTCAGTGGACGCAGCTACGTCTTCTACCTTAGCTGAAATATTTTCGATTGCATCAGTTACTTCATTGATCATTTCTTCAAGTTCTGACGAATGATTTGCAACAATTGTTCCTTCGTTGTCAGCCGAACTGGATTCCTGGTTTAATCGGTTAATGTAATTGGTTAATTTTTCAAATACTTTTCCAGCCTTTTGCACACTTTCTTCTCCGTGATTCACGGCTTCATCGGCTTCCTTCATAGAAAGAGAAGATTTTGAAATGTTTCCTTGGATTTCGCTAATTATGGACTCGATTTGTTTTGTAGCGTTAGCAGATTTCTCCGCAAGATTTCTGATTTCCTCAGCCACTACTGCAAATCCTTTACCTTGCTCACCCGCTCGTGCAGCTTCTATTGCCGCGTTTAAAGCGAGTAGATTAGTCTGTTCTGAAATTTCATTGATAAACGAAACGATTTTTTCTACTTCTAGAGATTGAGTGCTCAGTACATCTACATATGATGAAGTCTGATCTGTTTTTTCTTTGATGGTATGCATATCTAAAACTGAATCTTGAATAATTGATTCACCATTTGTAACGTTTTGTTGAACGGATTCTACAGAAGTATGAATCACTTTAATTCGTTTAGAAACATTCGAAATATTTTGAATAATCTCTGAAATTGTCTGATTCACTTTACCTGTCTTTTCTGATTGAGCAGAGGTTGTATCTGCCATAGAAGTTATGGACTCCGTAATCACTTCTGTGGCTCTTGAAGATTCAGATGAACTGGCTAGAAGTTCTTCAGATGAAGCAGCAACCATATTAGCTTGCTCATCGACATGATACAAAAGTTCAGCGAGCTGAGCTCTCATGACATTGAAACTTTCTCCTATATTACCAATTTCATCATAATAGGTAACCTCCACTTCTCGGGTAAAATCTCCTTGACCACCTGATTCTAAAACATTTGAAACTTCTTCAAATCTTCTTCTCAGTCGTTTATTGAATATAAATAGAATTCCTGTAAATAAAATACCTGAAACAATCATAACCAGTATCAATACTGAAATAATAGACCAGATTGATTCTTTAAT
Coding sequences within:
- a CDS encoding methyl-accepting chemotaxis protein, which gives rise to MKKKGLKLTSQFSIIVALLFAIIFISLSVTIYVKTSETIQNMTEQKAQSDLKLSEETLNNWYPGDWSIRNGELYKGTLAVNDEMVDRITEITGGPATIFLGDTSVVTTFERDGERLVGTAASEDIVNTVLIGGEVYVGTADIMGEMNQTAYQPILDAADNPIGMWFVGVSQQMIKESIWSIISVLILVMIVSGILFTGILFIFNKRLRRRFEEVSNVLESGGQGDFTREVEVTYYDEIGNIGESFNVMRAQLAELLYHVDEQANMVAASSEELLASSSESSRATEVITESITSMADTTSAQSEKTGKVNQTISEIIQNISNVSKRIKVIHTSVESVQQNVTNGESIIQDSVLDMHTIKEKTDQTSSYVDVLSTQSLEVEKIVSFINEISEQTNLLALNAAIEAARAGEQGKGFAVVAEEIRNLAEKSANATKQIESIISEIQGNISKSSLSMKEADEAVNHGEESVQKAGKVFEKLTNYINRLNQESSSADNEGTIVANHSSELEEMINEVTDAIENISAKVEDVAASTEEQNASMEEITAASNDLAEMAQELQSKVSLFKV